One window of Ralstonia pickettii DTP0602 genomic DNA carries:
- a CDS encoding RNA polymerase sigma factor RpoE (K03088: SIG3.2, rpoE; RNA polymerase sigma-70 factor, ECF subfamily), with translation MSEREADQLLVERVQQGDKRAFELLVTKYHRKIIRLISRLVRDPAEVEDVAQDAFIKAYRALPQFRGESAFYTWLYRIAVNTAKNYLATQGRRPEASSDIDAEEAETFADGEQLRDINTPESMLHTRQVAETVNRAMEALPEELRTAITLREIEGLSYEEIAEAMGCPIGTVRSRIFRAREAIAEKLRPLLGTAEGKRW, from the coding sequence GTGAGCGAACGCGAAGCCGATCAGCTCCTAGTTGAACGCGTCCAGCAGGGCGATAAGCGGGCCTTTGAACTTCTGGTGACCAAATACCATCGGAAGATCATTCGCCTGATCTCGCGCCTGGTCAGGGACCCCGCCGAAGTCGAGGATGTGGCGCAGGATGCCTTTATCAAGGCATACCGTGCCTTGCCCCAGTTTCGCGGGGAGTCGGCCTTCTATACGTGGCTGTACCGGATCGCCGTCAACACGGCCAAGAACTATCTGGCCACCCAGGGCCGCCGCCCGGAAGCGTCCAGCGATATCGATGCAGAAGAGGCTGAAACTTTTGCGGACGGTGAGCAACTAAGGGATATCAATACGCCGGAGTCGATGCTTCACACGCGCCAGGTTGCCGAGACGGTGAACCGAGCGATGGAAGCACTGCCGGAGGAATTGCGGACCGCCATCACGCTGCGCGAGATCGAGGGCCTCAGCTATGAGGAGATCGCCGAAGCGATGGGATGTCCGATCGGCACCGTACGCTCGCGCATCTTCCGTGCGCGCGAGGCGATTGCCGAGAAATTGCGCCCGCTGCTGGGAACGGCAGAAGGCAAGCGGTGGTAG
- a CDS encoding 3-oxoacyl-ACP synthase (K09458: fabF; 3-oxoacyl-[acyl-carrier-protein] synthase II [EC:2.3.1.179]) — MSRRRVVVTGLGLVSPVGNTVAEGWANLVAGKSGIATITKFDHSALSVHFAGEVKGFNPEDYIPAKEARNMDAFIHFGIAAGTQALKDSGLEVTEANAERIGVLVGSGIGGLPMIEETHAVLTERGPRRISPFFVPGSIINMIAGHLSIIHGIKGPNLAAVTACTTGLHSIGLAARLIQAGDADAMLAGGAESTVSPLGIGGFAAARALSTRNDDPAAASRPWDKDRDGFVLGEGAGVMMLEEYESAKARGARIYAELIGFGMSGDAFHMTAPNMDGPRRCMVNALKDAGINGDEVHYLNAHGTSTPLGDKNESDAIKAAFGEQAYKMVVNSTKSMTGHLLGGAGGLESVFTVLALHNQVAPPTINIDNQDPECDLDYVANTARDMKIDVAVKNNFGFGGTNGTLVFRRV; from the coding sequence GTGAGCCGTCGTCGCGTCGTCGTCACTGGGCTTGGCCTTGTGTCTCCGGTCGGAAACACGGTTGCCGAAGGTTGGGCCAACCTGGTTGCCGGCAAGTCCGGCATCGCCACCATCACCAAATTCGATCACTCCGCGCTTTCCGTGCACTTCGCCGGTGAAGTGAAGGGCTTCAATCCGGAGGACTACATTCCGGCCAAGGAAGCCCGCAATATGGATGCCTTCATCCATTTCGGCATCGCGGCAGGTACGCAGGCCCTGAAGGACAGCGGCCTGGAAGTGACTGAAGCCAACGCCGAGCGCATCGGCGTGCTGGTCGGCTCGGGCATCGGCGGCCTGCCGATGATCGAAGAAACCCACGCGGTGCTGACCGAACGCGGTCCGCGCCGCATCTCGCCGTTCTTCGTGCCGGGCTCGATCATCAACATGATCGCCGGGCACCTGTCGATCATCCACGGCATCAAGGGCCCGAACCTGGCCGCGGTGACGGCCTGCACCACCGGCCTGCACAGCATCGGCCTGGCCGCGCGCCTGATCCAGGCCGGCGATGCTGACGCCATGCTGGCCGGCGGCGCCGAGTCGACCGTGTCGCCGCTGGGCATCGGCGGCTTTGCCGCGGCCCGTGCGCTGTCGACCCGCAACGACGATCCGGCGGCGGCCTCGCGTCCGTGGGACAAGGACCGCGACGGCTTCGTGCTGGGCGAGGGCGCCGGCGTGATGATGCTGGAAGAGTACGAGTCGGCAAAGGCGCGGGGCGCGCGCATCTATGCCGAGCTGATCGGCTTCGGCATGAGCGGCGACGCGTTCCACATGACCGCGCCCAACATGGACGGCCCGCGCCGTTGCATGGTCAATGCGCTGAAGGACGCCGGCATCAACGGCGACGAGGTGCATTACCTGAACGCCCATGGCACCTCCACGCCGCTGGGCGACAAGAACGAATCCGATGCGATCAAGGCCGCGTTCGGCGAGCAGGCCTACAAGATGGTGGTGAATTCGACCAAGTCGATGACCGGCCATCTGCTGGGCGGCGCCGGCGGGCTGGAATCGGTCTTCACCGTGCTGGCGCTGCACAACCAGGTAGCGCCGCCGACCATCAACATCGACAACCAGGATCCCGAGTGCGACCTGGACTACGTGGCCAACACGGCGCGTGACATGAAGATCGATGTGGCGGTGAAGAACAACTTCGGTTTCGGCGGCACCAACGGCACGCTTGTCTTCCGCCGCGTCTGA
- the acpP gene encoding acyl carrier protein (carries the fatty acid chain in fatty acid biosynthesis~K02078: acpP; acyl carrier protein) — MDNIEQRVKKIVAEQLGVAEADIKNESSFVNDLGADSLDTVELVMALEDEFGMEIPDEEAEKITTVQQAIDYATAHVKA; from the coding sequence ATGGACAATATCGAACAACGCGTCAAGAAAATCGTGGCAGAACAGCTTGGCGTGGCCGAGGCAGACATCAAGAACGAATCCTCGTTCGTGAACGATCTCGGTGCAGACTCGCTGGACACGGTTGAACTCGTGATGGCGTTGGAAGATGAATTCGGCATGGAAATTCCCGATGAGGAAGCCGAGAAGATCACGACCGTGCAACAGGCTATCGACTACGCCACCGCGCACGTCAAGGCCTAA
- a CDS encoding 3-ketoacyl-ACP reductase (catalyzes the formation of 3-hydroxybutyryl-CoA from acetoacetyl-CoA in polyhydroxyalkanoate synthesis~K00059: fabG; 3-oxoacyl-[acyl-carrier protein] reductase [EC:1.1.1.100]) produces MTKLLENQVALVTGASRGIGRAIALELARQGATVIGTATSDAGAAGITDYLGTEGLKGKGAVLNVNDAAACDALIDEIVKTHGGIGVLVNNAGITQDQLAMRMKDEDWLAVIQTNLTSVFRLSRAVLRPMMKARQGRIINITSVVGSVGNPGQMNYSAAKAGVAGMTRSLAAEIGSRNVTVNCVAPGFIDTDMTKALSEEQHASLKTQIPLGRLGQPEDIANAVAFLAGPQAAYITGTTLHVNGGMYMN; encoded by the coding sequence ATGACCAAACTTCTCGAAAACCAGGTTGCGCTGGTGACCGGCGCCTCGCGCGGCATCGGCCGTGCCATTGCGCTGGAACTGGCCCGCCAGGGCGCTACTGTGATCGGCACCGCCACCAGCGATGCCGGCGCGGCCGGCATCACCGATTACCTCGGCACCGAAGGCCTGAAGGGCAAGGGCGCCGTGCTGAACGTCAATGACGCGGCCGCTTGCGACGCGCTCATCGACGAGATCGTCAAGACGCATGGCGGCATCGGCGTGCTGGTCAACAATGCCGGCATCACGCAGGACCAACTGGCAATGCGCATGAAGGACGAGGACTGGCTGGCGGTCATCCAGACCAACCTGACCTCGGTATTCCGCCTGTCGCGCGCGGTGCTGCGCCCGATGATGAAGGCACGCCAGGGCCGTATCATCAATATCACCTCGGTGGTGGGCTCGGTCGGCAACCCCGGCCAGATGAACTACTCGGCCGCCAAGGCGGGCGTGGCGGGCATGACCCGTTCGCTGGCTGCGGAAATCGGCAGCCGCAACGTGACCGTGAACTGCGTCGCGCCGGGTTTTATCGACACCGACATGACCAAGGCGCTGTCCGAAGAGCAGCATGCTTCGCTCAAGACGCAGATCCCGCTGGGGCGCCTGGGTCAGCCGGAAGATATTGCCAATGCGGTGGCCTTCCTGGCCGGTCCGCAGGCCGCGTACATCACCGGCACCACGCTGCATGTAAACGGCGGGATGTACATGAATTAA
- a CDS encoding malonyl CoA-ACP transacylase (K00645: fabD; [acyl-carrier-protein] S-malonyltransferase [EC:2.3.1.39]) has translation MKFAFVFPGQGSQSVGMLNAFADNAVVRSTVEEASAALGQDLGRLIAEGPAEELNLTTNTQPVMLTAAVAIYRAWLGAGGPAPALVAGHSLGEYSALVAAGVIPFAEAVPLVRFRAQAMQEAVPVGEGGMAAILGLSDDDVRAACAEASAAGVVEAVNFNAPSQVVIAGHKGAVEKACEIAKAKGAKRALPLPVSAPFHSSLLKPASDRLRERMTGLGFAAPSIPLVNNVDVAIVNDPDAIKDALVRQAAAPVRWVECVQKMAAEGVTHVIECGPGKVLAGMTKRIDGNLTGGAIFDPASLQDTLALLKSA, from the coding sequence ATGAAATTCGCTTTCGTATTTCCCGGCCAGGGTTCGCAGTCGGTCGGCATGCTCAATGCCTTTGCTGATAACGCCGTGGTGCGCTCCACCGTGGAAGAGGCCTCGGCTGCGCTCGGCCAGGACCTCGGCCGCCTGATCGCCGAAGGCCCTGCCGAAGAACTTAACCTGACCACCAACACGCAGCCGGTGATGCTGACCGCCGCCGTGGCGATCTACCGCGCCTGGCTGGGCGCCGGTGGCCCGGCACCGGCACTGGTTGCCGGCCACAGCCTGGGCGAGTACTCGGCGCTGGTAGCCGCGGGGGTGATCCCGTTCGCCGAGGCGGTGCCGCTGGTGCGCTTCCGCGCGCAGGCGATGCAGGAAGCCGTGCCGGTGGGCGAGGGCGGCATGGCCGCGATCCTGGGCCTGTCCGACGACGATGTGCGCGCCGCGTGCGCCGAAGCATCGGCCGCGGGCGTGGTCGAGGCCGTCAACTTCAACGCACCGTCGCAGGTGGTGATCGCCGGCCACAAGGGCGCGGTCGAGAAGGCCTGCGAAATCGCCAAGGCCAAGGGCGCCAAGCGCGCGCTGCCGCTGCCGGTGTCGGCGCCGTTCCACTCGTCGCTGCTCAAGCCCGCCTCGGACCGCCTGCGCGAGCGGATGACCGGGCTGGGGTTCGCCGCGCCGTCGATTCCGCTGGTGAACAACGTCGACGTGGCCATCGTCAACGACCCGGACGCAATCAAGGACGCTCTGGTGCGCCAGGCCGCAGCGCCGGTGCGCTGGGTCGAGTGCGTGCAGAAGATGGCCGCCGAAGGCGTCACGCACGTGATCGAGTGCGGCCCGGGCAAGGTGCTGGCCGGCATGACCAAGCGCATCGACGGCAACCTGACCGGCGGCGCGATCTTCGATCCGGCCTCGCTGCAAGACACGCTGGCACTGCTGAAGTCAGCGTAA
- a CDS encoding 3-oxoacyl-ACP synthase (FabH; beta-ketoacyl-acyl carrier protein synthase III; catalyzes the condensation of acetyl-CoA with malonyl-ACP to initiate cycles of fatty acid elongation; differs from 3-oxoacyl-(acyl carrier protein) synthase I and II in that it utilizes CoA thioesters as primers rather than acyl-ACPs~K00648: fabH; 3-oxoacyl-[acyl-carrier-protein] synthase III [EC:2.3.1.180]), with translation MTKYAKIIGTGSYLPPRRVTNHDLATQLAEKGIETSDDWIVSRSGISARHWADPDVTSSDLAVKAAEQAIEAAGIDRQSIDLIIVATSTPDFVFPSTACIVQDKLGITNHCAAFDLQAVCSGFVYALATADKFIRSGSHRNVLVIGTEVFSRILDFNDRTTCVLFGDGAGAVVLSASEEPGILSSAMHSDGSHVNILCVPGNVAGGNITGNAFLHMDGQAVFKLAVTVLDKVAREAMEAAAVAPAQVDWLIPHQANIRIMQGTAKKLGLPAERMVATVHEHGNTSAASIPLALDVAVRDGRIRPGHTVLMEGVGGGFTWGAVLLRM, from the coding sequence ATGACCAAGTACGCAAAAATCATCGGTACCGGGAGCTACCTGCCTCCGCGGCGTGTGACCAACCATGATCTGGCGACGCAGCTTGCCGAGAAGGGCATCGAGACCAGCGACGACTGGATTGTCTCGCGCAGCGGTATCTCGGCACGCCACTGGGCGGATCCCGATGTGACCAGCAGCGACCTCGCGGTCAAGGCGGCCGAGCAGGCCATCGAGGCTGCCGGCATCGACCGCCAGAGCATCGACCTGATCATCGTCGCCACCTCCACGCCGGACTTCGTGTTTCCCAGCACCGCCTGCATCGTGCAGGACAAGCTGGGTATCACCAACCACTGCGCGGCGTTCGACCTGCAGGCCGTGTGCTCGGGCTTCGTGTACGCGCTGGCCACGGCCGACAAGTTCATCCGCAGCGGCTCGCACCGCAACGTGCTGGTGATCGGCACCGAGGTGTTCTCGCGCATCCTGGACTTCAACGACCGCACCACCTGCGTGCTGTTCGGCGATGGCGCCGGCGCGGTGGTGCTGTCGGCTTCCGAAGAGCCGGGCATCCTGTCGAGCGCGATGCACTCCGACGGCAGCCATGTCAACATCCTGTGCGTGCCGGGCAACGTTGCCGGCGGCAATATCACGGGCAACGCGTTCCTGCACATGGACGGCCAGGCCGTGTTCAAGCTGGCCGTGACCGTGCTGGACAAGGTCGCGCGCGAGGCCATGGAGGCCGCCGCGGTGGCACCCGCCCAGGTCGACTGGCTGATCCCGCACCAGGCCAATATCCGCATCATGCAAGGCACCGCCAAGAAGCTCGGCCTGCCCGCCGAGCGCATGGTCGCCACCGTGCACGAGCATGGCAACACCTCGGCCGCGTCGATCCCGCTGGCGCTGGATGTCGCGGTGCGCGACGGCCGCATCCGCCCGGGCCACACCGTGCTGATGGAAGGCGTCGGCGGTGGCTTCACTTGGGGTGCGGTGCTGCTGCGCATGTAA
- a CDS encoding phosphate acyltransferase (K03621: plsX; glycerol-3-phosphate acyltransferase PlsX [EC:2.3.1.15]) → MTIKIAIDCMGGDHGVAVTVPAAISFLSRHDDAEMVLVGLPDAIRAQLKKLHALDHARVSIVEATEVITMDDPVEVALRKKKNSSMRVAVTQVKEGQAGACISAGNTGALMAVSRYVLKTLEGIERPAIATTIPNQQGWGTTVLDLGANADCEPEHLLQFARMAEAMVAVVDHKEHPTVGLLNIGEEVIKGNEVVKRAGELLRASELNFYGNVEGNDIFKGTTDIVVCDGFVGNVALKSSEGLAKMIGSMIKEEFTRSWFTKLLAAVAMPVLSRLAKRLDPARYNGASLLGLRGLVIKSHGSADAHSFEWAIKRGYDAAKNGVIPRIARAFADKSSANGAAQPAPETEAPSTHPSPHVA, encoded by the coding sequence ATGACGATCAAAATCGCTATCGACTGCATGGGCGGCGATCACGGCGTGGCCGTGACGGTGCCTGCGGCGATCAGTTTTCTCTCCCGCCATGACGATGCCGAGATGGTGTTGGTCGGCTTGCCGGATGCCATCCGGGCGCAGCTGAAAAAGCTGCACGCGCTGGACCACGCGCGCGTGAGCATCGTCGAGGCCACCGAGGTCATCACCATGGATGACCCGGTCGAGGTGGCGCTGCGCAAGAAGAAAAACTCTTCCATGCGCGTCGCCGTCACGCAGGTCAAGGAAGGCCAGGCTGGCGCCTGCATCTCCGCCGGCAATACCGGCGCGCTGATGGCGGTGTCGCGCTATGTGCTGAAGACCCTCGAAGGCATCGAGCGGCCGGCCATCGCCACTACCATCCCGAACCAGCAAGGCTGGGGCACTACGGTGCTGGATCTTGGTGCCAACGCCGACTGCGAACCCGAACACCTGCTGCAGTTCGCCCGCATGGCCGAGGCCATGGTCGCCGTGGTCGATCACAAGGAACACCCGACGGTGGGCCTGCTGAACATCGGCGAGGAAGTCATCAAGGGCAACGAGGTGGTCAAGCGCGCGGGTGAACTTCTGCGCGCCTCGGAGCTGAACTTCTATGGCAACGTGGAAGGCAACGACATCTTCAAGGGCACGACCGACATCGTGGTCTGCGACGGCTTTGTCGGCAACGTGGCACTCAAGAGCAGCGAGGGCCTAGCCAAGATGATCGGCAGCATGATCAAGGAAGAATTCACCCGCTCGTGGTTCACCAAGCTGCTCGCGGCCGTGGCCATGCCGGTGCTGTCGCGGCTGGCCAAGCGGCTCGACCCGGCGCGCTACAACGGCGCGTCGCTGCTGGGTCTGCGCGGGCTGGTGATCAAGAGCCACGGTTCGGCCGATGCCCATTCTTTTGAGTGGGCAATCAAACGCGGGTATGATGCCGCCAAGAATGGCGTGATTCCCCGTATCGCACGGGCCTTCGCCGACAAATCCAGCGCCAACGGCGCTGCACAGCCCGCCCCGGAGACAGAGGCGCCGAGCACGCATCCCAGCCCCCACGTCGCCTGA
- the rpmF gene encoding 50S ribosomal protein L32 (some L32 proteins have zinc finger motifs consisting of CXXC while others do not~K02911: RP-L32, MRPL32, rpmF; large subunit ribosomal protein L32), whose amino-acid sequence MAVQQNKKSPSKRGMHRSHDHLSAAPLAVEPTTGETHLRHHVSPNGYYRGRKVIKTKND is encoded by the coding sequence ATGGCAGTTCAACAGAACAAGAAGTCGCCGTCCAAGCGCGGCATGCACCGTTCGCACGATCACCTGTCGGCAGCGCCGCTGGCAGTTGAGCCGACCACCGGCGAAACCCACCTGCGTCACCACGTGAGCCCGAACGGCTACTATCGTGGCCGCAAGGTCATCAAGACCAAGAACGACTGA
- a CDS encoding metal-binding protein (K07040: K07040; uncharacterized protein): MTQPTQPVDLRALDLFAFCRKGESLAGDVTVRDLPRILAETAAQAPASAPDETFAFTATGFVREEAAEPGAPVAQRLFLDVSVQGRIWLECQRCLDPYAEPVDTATRFEVAESDEAADAAPMDDDEVDVIAGSKRFSLLELIEDEVLLALPVAPKHDVCPTVHESLVTGSDGEAQPEAEPEEEKRPSPFAALAGLKNKH; the protein is encoded by the coding sequence ATGACCCAGCCGACCCAGCCCGTTGACTTGCGCGCGCTCGATCTCTTCGCGTTTTGCCGGAAGGGTGAAAGCCTGGCCGGCGACGTGACGGTGCGGGATTTGCCGCGCATCTTAGCCGAGACGGCCGCGCAAGCGCCAGCCTCGGCACCCGATGAGACGTTTGCCTTTACGGCCACCGGTTTCGTGCGCGAAGAGGCGGCCGAGCCCGGCGCCCCGGTGGCGCAGCGGCTGTTCCTCGACGTGAGCGTGCAGGGCCGGATCTGGCTGGAGTGCCAGCGCTGCCTGGACCCGTATGCCGAGCCGGTCGACACGGCCACGCGCTTCGAGGTGGCGGAAAGCGACGAAGCGGCCGACGCCGCGCCGATGGACGACGACGAAGTCGACGTGATCGCCGGCTCGAAGCGTTTCTCGCTGCTGGAACTGATTGAAGATGAAGTGCTGCTGGCACTGCCGGTGGCACCCAAGCATGACGTCTGCCCGACGGTACACGAAAGCCTCGTGACCGGTTCGGACGGCGAGGCGCAGCCCGAGGCTGAGCCTGAGGAAGAAAAGCGGCCATCGCCCTTTGCGGCGCTGGCCGGCCTGAAGAACAAGCACTGA